A region from the Oncorhynchus tshawytscha isolate Ot180627B linkage group LG26, Otsh_v2.0, whole genome shotgun sequence genome encodes:
- the LOC112225202 gene encoding UDP-glucuronosyltransferase produces MGWGKSVPVVKQGLGLTPGHRLGLLVLLCCLALCPRPIHGDKVLVMPVEGSHWLSMKLLVKELAARGHEMVVLVPETSILIKSSDYHRTEIFRVPFNKAQLDKNIDKLKDDMFRKTPKVTDIFMNVQGLIDFTDMQVKGCEGLLYDKPLMQRLRGEGFKMMLTDPFLPCGSIIAESFNIPAVYFLKGIPCGMEDRAAQCPNPPSYVPRFFSGNTDHMDFLGRVKNMLMYGLESYLCTVMFASFDELASRYLEKDMTYRELLGHGAIWLLRYDYSFEYPKPTMPNMVHIGGINCGKRDPLPEDLQEFVDESGEDGFVVFSLGSMVSQMPEEKAKQFFDAFSRIPQRVVWRYTGVVPKNATANVKLMKWLPQNELLGHPRVKAFITHGGTHGTYEGICNGVPMVMLPLFAEQGDNVHRMAVRGVGEVLNLFDITSEKLVEALNKVINDKSYKEKMMKLSAVHKDRPIEPLDLAVFWSEFVMRHGGAEHLRPAAHDLNWIQYHSLDVFTLLLTIVLIVVIVTVKCCIVCFRKCCGTKRSMKKKSA; encoded by the exons atgGGCTGGGGGAAAAGTGTTCCTGTGGTTAAGCAGGGGCTGGGGCTGACGCCGGGGCATAGGCTGGGACTGCTGGTTCTGCTGTGCTGCCTAGCCCTGTGTCCAAGGCCCATCCATGGGGACAAGGTCCTGGTGATGCCTGTAGAAGGGAGCCACTGGCTGAGTATGAAGCTTCTGGTGAAGGAGCTTGCGGCCAGGGGCCATGAGATGGTGGTGCTGGTCCCTGAGACATCCATCCTCATCAAGAGCTCTGACTACCACAGGACTGAGATCTTTAGGGTCCCCTTCAACAAGGCACAGCTGGACAAGAACATCGACAAATTGAAGGACGACATGTTCCGCAAGACCCCAAAGGTAACGGACATATTTATGAACGTGCAGGGCCTGATTGACTTCACCGACATGCAGGTGAAAGGCTGTGAGGGTCTTCTGTATGACAAGCCCCTGATGCAGCGACTGAGAGGAGAAGGGTTCAAGATGATGCTGACCGACCCCTTCCTACCCTGTGGATCCATCATCGCAGAGTCCTTCAACATTCCAGCGGTGTACTTCTTGAAGGGGATCCCCTGTGGGATGGAGGATAGGGCTGCCCAGTGCCCCAATCCCCCATCCTACGTACCACGCTTCTTCTCCGGCAACACTGACCACATGGACTTCCTAGGGAGAGTTAAGAACATGCTCATGTACGGTCTGGAAAGCTACCTGTGCACAGTAATGTTTGCTAGCTTTGACGAGCTGGCCAGTAGGTACCTGGAGAAGGACATGACGTACAGGGAACTGCTGGGTCATGGGGCGATCTGGCTGCTGAGGTATGACTACTCCTTTGAGTATCCCAAACCCACGATGCCTAACATGGTCCACATTGGAGGCATCAACTGTGGTAAAAGAGATCCACTTCCAGAG GATCTGCAGGAGTTTGTGGATGAGTCAGGAGAGGATGGCTTTGTGGTCTTCAGCCTGGGCTCTATGGTCTCTCAGATGCCGGAGGAGAAAGCCAAGCAGTTTTTTGATGCCTTCAGCAGGATCCCTCAGAGG GTGGTGTGGAGGTACACAGGAGTAGTGCCTAAAAACGCTACAGCCAACGTCAAATTGATGAAGTGGCTTCCTCAGAATGAGCTGCTGG GCCACCCCAGGGTCAAGGCCTTTATAACCCACGGAGGAACCCACGGTACCTATGAGGGGATCTGTAATGGCGTTCCCATGGTGATGCTGCCGTTGTTCGCTGAACAGGGTGACAACGTACACCGCATGGCAGTGAGGGGCGTCGGGGAGGTGCTCAACTTGTTTGATATCACCTCAGAAAAACTGGTGGAGGCTCTCAACAAGGTCATCAACGACAAGAG TTACAAGGAGAAGATGATGAAGCTGTCAGCGGTGCATAAGGACCGTCCCATCGAGCCACTGGACCTGGCCGTGTTCTGGTCAGAGTTTGTGATGCGTCACGGCGGAGCGGAACACCTGAGACCTGCCGCTCACGACCTCAACTGGATCCAGTACCACAGTCTGGACGTGTTCACTCTGCTACTCACTATAGTTCTCATTGTTGTCATCGTCACCGTTAAATGCTGCATAGTCTGCTTCCGCAAGTGCTGTGGAACGAAGAGGTCTATGAAGAAGAAGAGTGCATAG